A region of Brevundimonas sp. NIBR10 DNA encodes the following proteins:
- a CDS encoding limonene-1,2-epoxide hydrolase family protein, translated as MKRAPIDIVGDFLDIWSAGPEPLEAAIRALFRPDTEWVNMGLSKTVGAGEALAMGAKFEAAMGYAKILVETLHIAAHGNVVLTERMDRLVAADGREIGAFAIAGIFELDDDGKLIRWRDYTDPSAIALIHGH; from the coding sequence ATGAAACGCGCTCCGATCGACATCGTCGGCGACTTCCTCGACATCTGGTCCGCAGGGCCCGAACCGCTGGAAGCCGCGATCCGCGCCCTGTTCCGGCCCGACACCGAATGGGTCAACATGGGCCTGTCGAAGACCGTCGGGGCCGGCGAGGCCCTGGCCATGGGCGCGAAATTCGAGGCCGCCATGGGCTATGCCAAGATCTTGGTCGAGACCCTGCATATCGCCGCCCACGGCAATGTCGTGCTGACCGAACGCATGGACCGGCTAGTCGCCGCCGACGGCCGCGAGATCGGCGCCTTTGCCATCGCCGGGATTTTCGAGTTGGACGACGACGGCAAGCTGATCCGCTGGCGCGACTACACCGACCCGTCGGCCATTGCGCTGATCCACGGCCATTGA
- a CDS encoding glutathione peroxidase yields MSDAITAIPLTRNDGGADTLADHAGKVLLIVNVASKCGLTPQYEGLEALYRAKAADGLEVLAFPANNFNGQEPGSDEEIASFCQTSFDVTFPLYSKISVKGEDIHPLYAGLTAVKTEAVGDGPMRERLNGYGIATGGPGEVVWNFEKFLVGRDGQVIGRFAPDIDAADPRLVGAIDKALAAG; encoded by the coding sequence ATGAGCGACGCGATCACCGCCATTCCCCTGACCCGCAACGACGGCGGTGCGGACACCCTGGCCGACCACGCCGGCAAGGTTCTGCTGATCGTCAATGTCGCGTCCAAATGCGGATTGACGCCGCAATACGAAGGGCTCGAGGCCCTGTACCGCGCCAAGGCGGCGGACGGCCTGGAAGTGCTGGCGTTTCCGGCGAACAACTTCAACGGCCAGGAGCCGGGCTCGGATGAGGAGATCGCGAGCTTCTGCCAGACCAGCTTCGACGTGACCTTTCCGCTCTATTCCAAGATCAGCGTCAAGGGCGAGGACATCCATCCCCTCTACGCCGGCCTGACGGCGGTCAAGACCGAGGCCGTCGGCGACGGCCCGATGCGCGAGCGGCTGAACGGCTACGGCATCGCCACGGGCGGACCCGGCGAGGTGGTGTGGAATTTCGAGAAATTCCTGGTCGGCCGTGATGGTCAGGTCATCGGCCGGTTCGCCCCGGACATCGACGCCGCCGATCCCCGACTGGTCGGCGCGATCGACAAGGCGTTGGCGGCCGGCTGA
- a CDS encoding zinc-binding dehydrogenase: MRAAVISGNGAAPVLQDFPEPTAQEGSVLIEVDTAGLGGWDVLGAYRLGVQYPCVIRGEGVGRAEDGRRVYFGERSVAPWGAWAETTVVPVAEVWDVPDDIDDRTAITMGIAGTGILIPLEAAKIQPGESVLILGATGVLGQIGLQLARTLGAGRVVAAARSQAGLDRLMERGLADAVVAMGGDNDTEALKVASGGDGFDVVLDLVFGKPFLSAVKATKWGARLITIGTGAGRTVELNIGDLLFRTLTCIGTGQRPAADREQIWRRLLAMQKDQAIEVDYIDYDFADSAEAWAAQVSGPHAKITAKVR; encoded by the coding sequence ATGCGCGCCGCCGTCATCTCCGGCAACGGAGCCGCCCCGGTCCTTCAGGACTTCCCCGAACCGACGGCCCAGGAAGGATCGGTCCTGATCGAGGTCGATACCGCAGGGCTCGGCGGCTGGGACGTGCTGGGGGCCTATCGCCTGGGCGTCCAGTATCCGTGCGTGATCCGGGGCGAAGGCGTCGGCCGCGCCGAGGACGGTCGCCGCGTCTATTTCGGGGAACGGTCGGTCGCACCCTGGGGTGCTTGGGCGGAGACGACCGTCGTCCCAGTCGCCGAAGTCTGGGACGTGCCCGACGACATCGACGACCGGACGGCCATCACCATGGGCATCGCCGGCACCGGCATCCTGATCCCGCTGGAGGCCGCAAAGATCCAGCCGGGCGAGAGCGTGCTGATCCTTGGGGCCACCGGAGTCCTGGGCCAGATCGGCCTGCAACTCGCCAGAACTCTGGGGGCCGGCCGAGTGGTTGCCGCCGCCCGCAGCCAGGCCGGGCTTGACCGCCTGATGGAACGAGGCCTCGCCGACGCCGTCGTGGCCATGGGCGGCGACAACGACACCGAAGCGCTCAAGGTCGCGTCGGGCGGGGACGGGTTCGACGTCGTCCTCGACCTTGTGTTCGGCAAACCCTTCCTATCGGCGGTCAAGGCGACGAAATGGGGCGCGCGTCTGATCACCATCGGCACCGGCGCGGGTCGTACGGTGGAGCTCAACATCGGCGACCTGCTGTTCCGGACCCTGACCTGCATCGGCACCGGCCAGCGCCCGGCGGCCGACCGCGAGCAGATCTGGCGACGACTGCTGGCCATGCAGAAGGATCAGGCAATCGAGGTCGATTACATCGACTATGACTTCGCGGATTCCGCCGAGGCCTGGGCCGCCCAGGTCTCCGGCCCCCACGCCAAGATCACGGCGAAGGTGCGCTGA
- a CDS encoding 3-phenylpropionate/cinnamic acid dioxygenase subunit beta, giving the protein MTMNAVIPTDVSVAEEAPFRPNRVPVGSPAYNQIAEFLYEEAWLLDEIRLKDWVARLDIDLRYTCPVRQTRSLAQNAQSIVRTVMHFDETYASIRGRVGRITDTKSAWAEDPPSRTRRLVTNILVESTEDPDEFEVKSYLLCSRSRFEETTLLMLSCVRNDLLRRHGASFKLARREIIVDQTVLGFPNLAIFL; this is encoded by the coding sequence ATGACCATGAACGCCGTCATCCCCACCGACGTCAGCGTCGCCGAGGAGGCTCCCTTCCGTCCCAACCGCGTCCCGGTCGGGTCACCCGCCTACAACCAGATCGCCGAGTTCCTGTACGAGGAGGCCTGGCTGCTGGACGAGATCCGCCTCAAGGACTGGGTCGCGCGGCTCGATATCGACCTGCGTTATACCTGCCCGGTGCGCCAGACGCGATCCTTGGCCCAGAACGCTCAGTCGATCGTCCGCACCGTGATGCATTTCGACGAGACCTATGCCTCGATCAGGGGCCGGGTCGGCCGCATCACCGACACCAAGAGCGCCTGGGCCGAAGATCCGCCCTCGCGTACCCGTCGTCTGGTGACCAACATCCTGGTCGAATCGACTGAGGATCCGGACGAATTCGAGGTGAAGAGCTACCTGCTTTGCAGCCGTAGCCGGTTCGAGGAGACGACGTTGCTGATGCTCAGCTGCGTCCGCAACGACCTGCTGCGTCGCCACGGCGCCAGCTTCAAACTGGCCCGGCGCGAGATCATCGTCGATCAGACAGTCCTGGGCTTCCCGAACCTCGCCATCTTCCTCTGA
- a CDS encoding aromatic ring-hydroxylating dioxygenase subunit alpha has product MLDRTRTTLSDGTTIDDLINVQTREVQLRAISDPELYDIEMRKVFGKTWLLLGHESEIPASGDFITRLMGSDPVLITRQKDETIKVMLNVCPHRGMRVCVNDAGNAKVHTCIYHGWAFKNDGDFIGAPVAGEQMHGTILPKEKLGLTQARVHIYGGLIFATWNFEGPSFDEFLGEMKWYYDMLFCRTDNGLEVLGPPQRFTIKANWKTACEQSASDGFHTLTLHRWLGEFAKFGDGDLTTSMYGTEVSSLQGHSLRCMPVANKFKQAKDFRDGNLTIAEKLAIVPPPGITKEMLPELVRNLTPEQLGLLVDSPPQVGGMFPNVLIAFIYVPQPDGEIIGLTSLHTYIPKGPDELEFCNYILAEKDAPEEHKQKALQFAVRMLGTSGMVEQDDSDTWPHITQTAKGAAARNITMKYQAVCTTPPRPDWPGPALVYEGFTKDDTQWNWWLAYRDLMNAPA; this is encoded by the coding sequence ATGCTGGACCGGACACGGACGACGCTTTCGGACGGGACAACGATCGACGACCTGATCAATGTGCAGACCCGAGAGGTACAGCTGCGCGCGATCTCGGATCCCGAACTCTACGACATCGAGATGCGCAAGGTGTTCGGGAAAACCTGGCTCTTGCTCGGTCACGAGAGCGAGATTCCGGCCTCGGGCGACTTTATCACCCGGCTGATGGGATCGGACCCCGTCCTGATCACGCGCCAGAAAGACGAGACCATCAAGGTCATGCTGAACGTCTGTCCCCACCGGGGTATGCGCGTTTGCGTCAACGACGCCGGCAACGCCAAGGTCCACACCTGCATCTATCACGGCTGGGCGTTCAAGAACGACGGCGACTTCATCGGCGCGCCCGTGGCGGGCGAACAGATGCATGGTACGATTCTGCCCAAGGAAAAGCTCGGCCTGACCCAGGCGCGCGTCCACATCTACGGCGGCCTGATCTTCGCCACCTGGAATTTCGAAGGCCCCTCGTTCGACGAATTCCTCGGCGAGATGAAGTGGTACTACGACATGCTGTTCTGCCGGACGGACAACGGCCTTGAGGTCCTGGGTCCGCCGCAGCGCTTCACCATCAAGGCCAACTGGAAAACGGCCTGCGAGCAGTCCGCCTCCGACGGTTTCCACACGCTGACGCTCCACCGCTGGCTTGGCGAGTTCGCCAAATTCGGCGATGGCGACCTGACCACCTCGATGTACGGCACCGAAGTGAGCTCCCTGCAGGGTCACTCCCTGCGCTGCATGCCCGTAGCGAACAAGTTCAAACAGGCCAAGGATTTCCGGGACGGAAACCTGACGATCGCCGAGAAGCTGGCCATCGTGCCCCCCCCCGGCATCACCAAGGAAATGCTGCCCGAGCTGGTCCGCAACCTGACGCCGGAACAGCTGGGCCTGTTGGTCGATAGCCCGCCTCAGGTCGGCGGCATGTTCCCCAACGTCCTGATCGCCTTCATCTATGTGCCCCAGCCGGACGGCGAGATCATCGGCCTGACCTCGCTGCACACCTATATCCCCAAGGGTCCGGACGAGCTGGAGTTCTGCAACTACATCCTCGCTGAAAAGGACGCCCCCGAGGAGCACAAGCAGAAGGCGCTGCAGTTCGCGGTACGGATGCTGGGCACCTCGGGCATGGTCGAACAGGACGATTCCGACACTTGGCCGCACATCACACAGACGGCCAAGGGTGCCGCCGCCCGCAACATCACGATGAAGTATCAGGCCGTCTGCACCACCCCGCCCCGGCCCGACTGGCCCGGCCCGGCCCTGGTCTATGAAGGCTTCACCAAGGACGACACCCAGTGGAATTGGTGGCTGGCCTATCGCGACCTGATGAACGCCCCGGCTTGA
- a CDS encoding ferredoxin, producing MSSQAIAHRVVADRGSCCGYGTCVEICPEIYQLEGGLVVLTMDIVPPELLERAIEGAESCPQSALVVEPVTG from the coding sequence ATGAGTTCACAAGCTATCGCCCATCGCGTTGTCGCCGATCGCGGTTCGTGCTGCGGCTATGGGACGTGCGTCGAAATCTGCCCGGAAATCTATCAGCTCGAAGGCGGGCTGGTGGTCCTGACGATGGATATCGTTCCGCCGGAACTGCTGGAACGGGCCATCGAAGGTGCCGAGTCCTGCCCGCAATCGGCCCTGGTCGTGGAACCAGTCACGGGATGA
- a CDS encoding MFS transporter, with product MTAPTVAANPAAAPAGGRKLPGLLSLSLMGIPLTALSLPLVVMIPEHYATVLGLPLAVIGLIFTGVRIFDIVVDPLIGAAMDRTRSRWGRYRPWLIFGAPALMLAVYLLFMAKPGVGPIYLLLTLTAAFLGWSVLSLAQLALASGLAASYDGRSRVYAWLQFASLLGILTVMGFPILLKSLGDTGMAPTQIMGWIIIVLMAPAVALAAWRVPEAAASAQRHIVGIKEYLAVVGRKAVFRIAAIDLLFGLGFGTASAMLVFFVTAAKGLDRSAVGVVLIAQVVTAMITVPAVAWLARRLDKHFVLGITGLLAAIVSVVFVFLPDGNLIAVSLGMMGWGLSFGAFNLLPRAMMADAGDELRLDTGSDQTGVLYALLISSWKLGGALAVGLSFAALAMVGYKPGLMTANTPEAISGLEMVFAGPSAVLFLLGAWLSFTYPLTREKHAAIRTALDARDAQAETTA from the coding sequence ATGACCGCGCCCACCGTCGCCGCGAACCCGGCGGCCGCGCCAGCAGGCGGACGCAAGCTGCCGGGGCTGTTGTCGCTGTCGCTCATGGGTATTCCGCTGACGGCCCTGTCGCTGCCGCTGGTGGTGATGATCCCCGAGCACTACGCGACCGTGCTGGGCCTGCCGCTGGCCGTCATCGGGCTGATCTTCACCGGCGTGCGCATCTTCGACATCGTCGTCGATCCCTTGATCGGGGCGGCTATGGATCGGACGCGCAGTCGCTGGGGTCGCTACCGGCCGTGGCTGATCTTCGGGGCTCCGGCCCTGATGCTGGCGGTCTATCTGCTGTTCATGGCCAAGCCGGGTGTCGGGCCGATCTATCTGCTGCTGACGCTGACGGCGGCCTTTCTCGGCTGGTCGGTCCTGTCTCTTGCGCAACTGGCTTTGGCGTCGGGACTGGCGGCCAGCTACGACGGGCGATCGCGCGTCTATGCCTGGCTGCAGTTCGCTTCGCTGCTGGGAATCCTGACGGTCATGGGTTTTCCCATCCTGCTCAAGTCGCTCGGCGACACGGGCATGGCCCCGACCCAGATCATGGGTTGGATCATCATCGTCCTGATGGCCCCCGCAGTCGCGCTTGCGGCCTGGCGGGTGCCTGAGGCCGCCGCTTCCGCCCAGCGACACATCGTAGGTATCAAAGAGTATCTCGCCGTCGTCGGCCGCAAAGCTGTGTTCCGCATCGCGGCCATCGACCTGCTGTTCGGCCTGGGCTTCGGTACGGCCTCGGCCATGTTGGTCTTCTTCGTCACGGCCGCCAAGGGGCTGGATCGCAGCGCGGTCGGCGTCGTCCTGATCGCCCAGGTGGTCACGGCGATGATCACCGTCCCCGCCGTGGCCTGGTTGGCGAGGCGGCTGGACAAGCACTTCGTGCTGGGGATCACCGGCCTGCTGGCGGCGATCGTCAGCGTCGTCTTCGTCTTCCTTCCGGACGGCAACCTGATCGCGGTCTCATTGGGCATGATGGGCTGGGGTCTGTCGTTCGGGGCATTCAACCTTCTGCCCCGTGCCATGATGGCGGATGCCGGCGATGAACTGAGGCTGGACACTGGCTCGGACCAGACCGGCGTCCTCTATGCCCTGCTCATCAGCAGCTGGAAGCTGGGCGGTGCGCTGGCGGTCGGCCTGTCCTTCGCGGCGCTGGCCATGGTCGGATACAAGCCTGGACTGATGACCGCCAATACGCCCGAGGCCATCTCCGGGCTGGAGATGGTGTTCGCCGGTCCGTCGGCGGTGCTGTTCCTGCTTGGTGCCTGGCTGTCCTTTACCTATCCACTGACGCGCGAGAAACACGCCGCCATCCGGACGGCTCTCGACGCACGAGACGCCCAGGCGGAGACAACGGCATGA
- a CDS encoding SDR family NAD(P)-dependent oxidoreductase codes for MTCRLDGRVAVISGTGGGQGRAAALRFVADGAIVVGCDVNAEADAETARLVAEAGGVMTTMVCDLGDPEGAQAWIDRAVSDHGRIDIVYNNASAAKFGSIADLSVEDWRFTIRNELDLVFLTTKYAWPHLARQGGSIINVASTAGWQGSRGNGTVAHNATKGGVIAMTRQMALEGAPLGIRANSISPGFVITPGTRAFVENPAVRAGLIAGIPIGRPGEPEDVVGMAAFLASDEAAFITGADIIIDGGTTAC; via the coding sequence ATGACCTGTCGTCTGGACGGCCGTGTCGCCGTTATCTCGGGCACCGGGGGCGGGCAGGGAAGGGCGGCGGCACTCCGCTTCGTGGCCGACGGTGCCATCGTCGTCGGCTGCGACGTGAATGCCGAGGCCGATGCGGAGACCGCGCGTCTGGTCGCAGAGGCCGGCGGCGTCATGACCACTATGGTCTGCGATCTCGGTGATCCGGAGGGCGCTCAGGCCTGGATCGACAGGGCGGTGTCGGATCACGGTCGGATCGACATCGTCTATAACAATGCCTCGGCCGCGAAGTTCGGCTCCATCGCGGACCTGTCGGTCGAGGACTGGCGGTTCACGATCCGCAACGAACTCGACCTGGTCTTCCTGACCACCAAATACGCCTGGCCGCATCTGGCCAGACAGGGGGGGTCGATCATCAATGTGGCCTCGACGGCCGGCTGGCAGGGATCGCGCGGCAACGGCACCGTCGCCCATAACGCGACCAAGGGCGGCGTCATCGCCATGACCCGCCAGATGGCGCTGGAAGGGGCCCCGCTCGGAATTCGCGCCAACTCCATCAGCCCCGGCTTCGTCATCACCCCCGGCACTCGCGCCTTCGTCGAGAACCCTGCGGTGCGGGCCGGGCTGATCGCCGGCATTCCCATCGGCCGCCCCGGCGAGCCCGAGGACGTGGTCGGCATGGCCGCCTTCCTGGCCTCGGACGAAGCCGCCTTCATCACCGGTGCCGACATCATCATCGATGGCGGCACGACCGCCTGTTAG
- a CDS encoding VOC family protein: MDIRGIGYLGFESPNIDAWRTYGPEVLGLAIAKSPEDEPEALYLRMDDRRYRFAFQPGPIDKLAYIGWECVNRIAFEKAVKKLEDAGIAVEHGNDDLRARRAVRDVVRFKDPVGYQYELFYGQKGEPDSFVPGRRHGGFNTYGRGFGHVVVMTPEYGPELDDFLINIMGFQWYGSGAGKGKTGFYRAGLNNLTSHDIGYGHAPGRMGIQHMGLLTGDLRDVGETWDIVNKRQIPVQMTLGQHTQDPHFSFYHFTPSGFAVEVIAETHPWPGDPFELNAERLSYWGHELVGPILGTTIRTPEELR; this comes from the coding sequence ATGGATATCCGGGGTATCGGCTATCTGGGCTTTGAAAGCCCCAACATCGACGCCTGGCGAACCTATGGCCCAGAGGTCCTGGGCCTCGCCATCGCCAAATCGCCCGAGGACGAGCCCGAGGCGCTGTACCTGCGCATGGACGACCGTCGTTACCGATTCGCCTTCCAGCCCGGCCCGATCGACAAGCTGGCCTATATCGGCTGGGAATGCGTCAACCGCATTGCCTTCGAGAAGGCGGTGAAGAAGCTGGAAGACGCGGGCATCGCTGTCGAGCACGGCAACGACGACTTGCGCGCCCGCCGCGCCGTTCGCGACGTGGTCCGATTCAAGGATCCGGTCGGCTATCAGTACGAGCTTTTTTACGGCCAGAAGGGTGAACCGGATTCCTTCGTGCCCGGCAGGCGTCACGGCGGCTTCAACACCTACGGCCGGGGCTTTGGCCATGTCGTGGTCATGACCCCGGAATACGGACCGGAGCTCGACGACTTCCTGATCAATATCATGGGTTTTCAGTGGTACGGTTCGGGCGCGGGCAAGGGCAAGACCGGCTTCTATCGCGCCGGGCTCAACAACCTGACCAGCCACGACATCGGCTATGGCCATGCGCCAGGCCGGATGGGCATCCAGCATATGGGTCTGCTGACCGGCGACCTGCGTGATGTGGGCGAGACCTGGGACATCGTCAACAAACGCCAGATCCCGGTGCAGATGACCCTGGGTCAGCACACCCAAGACCCGCATTTCTCCTTCTATCATTTCACCCCGTCGGGGTTCGCCGTCGAGGTGATCGCCGAGACCCACCCCTGGCCGGGCGACCCGTTCGAACTGAACGCCGAACGCCTCAGCTACTGGGGTCATGAACTGGTTGGCCCGATCCTGGGCACGACCATCCGTACGCCTGAGGAACTTCGCTGA
- a CDS encoding SDR family oxidoreductase has protein sequence MGLLDGKVALVTGGGGGIGRGIARKFIREGATVVVAEFNDDYCASIKQELTEELGGRAEVIKADVRVKEQIQGAVEKTVELFGGIDILVNNAFTLSPKVLLEQKTDEMLDATLHSGLWAGWWSMQAARPHMAARGGGSIINFYSIDVETAAWLNSDYNITKSALRGLTRSAAHEWGRFNIRVNLLSPAAMGTVFHRMAEATPGFAEMAASRKPLLRNGDPEEDVAPVAVFLASEMSRFVTGEMINVDGGLHMPGYQSRPPNVAEMEQQGG, from the coding sequence ATGGGATTGCTCGACGGCAAGGTCGCCCTGGTCACCGGCGGCGGCGGCGGCATCGGTCGGGGCATCGCCCGCAAATTCATCCGCGAGGGAGCGACCGTCGTCGTCGCCGAGTTCAACGACGACTACTGCGCCTCGATCAAACAGGAGTTGACCGAGGAACTCGGCGGCCGCGCCGAGGTCATCAAGGCCGATGTCCGGGTCAAGGAACAGATTCAGGGCGCGGTCGAAAAGACGGTCGAACTGTTCGGCGGCATCGATATCCTGGTCAACAACGCCTTCACCCTCAGCCCCAAGGTGCTGCTGGAGCAGAAGACCGACGAGATGCTGGATGCCACACTGCATTCGGGCCTGTGGGCCGGCTGGTGGTCGATGCAGGCAGCGCGACCGCATATGGCGGCGCGCGGCGGCGGATCGATCATCAACTTCTATTCGATCGATGTTGAGACGGCCGCGTGGCTGAACTCCGACTACAACATCACCAAGTCGGCCTTGCGCGGCCTGACCCGCAGCGCAGCGCACGAATGGGGCCGGTTCAACATCCGGGTCAACCTGCTGTCACCTGCGGCGATGGGCACGGTCTTCCACCGCATGGCCGAGGCCACGCCGGGCTTCGCCGAGATGGCGGCCTCCAGGAAACCCCTGCTGCGAAACGGCGACCCGGAGGAGGACGTCGCACCCGTCGCGGTCTTCCTGGCGTCGGAGATGTCGCGATTCGTCACGGGCGAGATGATCAACGTCGACGGCGGCCTGCATATGCCGGGCTACCAGTCGCGGCCACCGAACGTGGCCGAGATGGAACAACAGGGCGGCTGA
- a CDS encoding SDR family NAD(P)-dependent oxidoreductase — protein MGLLDGKVALVTGAAGSIGSETALALAEQGARVVLTDLRAPELQAVTEGLRTQGYDVACQAGDITSEDDIRAVVGFAIETFGGVDILDNNAGATGYSSRDLDIPDMSVELWDQVLSINARAPMLFCKYAIPSMLERGGGSIINISSGQSLSGDVSNFAYAASKAAVNSLTRHMATGYSPRGIRVNAIAAGLIIQPGMEQRLPAHIQKIFLSHCLVPRLGTPRDIANMVVFLASDLSSYVTGQILSVDGGFTAHLPNVADMRPIIDGMKKAPGQWS, from the coding sequence ATGGGATTGCTGGACGGAAAGGTGGCGCTGGTCACTGGCGCGGCGGGATCGATCGGCTCGGAAACGGCGCTGGCCCTGGCGGAACAAGGCGCGCGGGTCGTGCTGACCGACCTGCGCGCGCCCGAGCTTCAGGCCGTGACCGAAGGCCTGAGAACTCAGGGATACGACGTCGCTTGCCAGGCCGGGGACATCACGTCCGAGGACGACATTCGCGCCGTCGTCGGGTTCGCTATCGAGACCTTCGGTGGCGTCGACATCCTCGACAACAACGCCGGGGCGACCGGATACTCATCCCGCGATCTCGACATCCCCGACATGTCCGTTGAGCTTTGGGACCAGGTTCTATCGATCAATGCCCGAGCGCCGATGCTGTTCTGCAAATACGCGATCCCGTCGATGCTGGAACGCGGCGGTGGCTCGATCATCAACATCTCGTCGGGCCAGTCCTTGTCCGGCGACGTCAGCAATTTCGCCTATGCGGCCTCCAAGGCGGCGGTCAATTCACTGACCCGCCATATGGCGACCGGCTACAGCCCTCGCGGCATCCGGGTGAACGCGATCGCCGCCGGACTGATCATCCAGCCCGGCATGGAGCAGCGGCTGCCCGCCCATATCCAGAAGATCTTCCTCAGCCACTGCCTTGTGCCGCGTCTGGGTACGCCGCGAGACATCGCCAACATGGTCGTCTTTCTGGCCTCGGACCTCAGTTCCTACGTCACCGGCCAGATTCTGTCGGTCGACGGGGGCTTCACGGCCCACCTGCCCAATGTCGCGGACATGCGGCCCATCATCGACGGCATGAAGAAGGCACCCGGCCAATGGAGCTGA
- a CDS encoding SDR family oxidoreductase, with translation MELNGKTVVLTGASAGIGAATALELSQAGCNLVMTSRRTERLEALAATLPGPSALLAADIAEAGVPEQLLALAKERFGRADVVINNAGVMAVGTMDTIDLDAVSYMIRVNFEAVVRSSYVFAREFRGQSSGAIINVSSISAYLISRAGGVYGGLKHALEAYTQSLRIELAGTGVKVGTIAPGSTSSEMFDKMMAAAKVESPVALDPQDVARAIRFMLEQPDRANIARLALYPQGEAY, from the coding sequence ATGGAGCTGAACGGCAAGACCGTCGTCCTCACGGGGGCCTCGGCCGGCATCGGGGCGGCCACCGCGCTGGAACTCAGCCAGGCTGGCTGCAATCTGGTGATGACTAGCCGTCGCACGGAAAGGCTCGAGGCGCTGGCCGCAACCCTTCCGGGGCCCAGCGCCCTGCTGGCCGCCGACATCGCCGAGGCCGGGGTTCCGGAACAGCTTCTGGCTCTGGCGAAGGAGCGGTTCGGCCGCGCCGACGTCGTCATCAACAATGCGGGAGTCATGGCGGTCGGGACGATGGACACCATCGACCTGGACGCCGTCAGCTACATGATCCGCGTGAATTTCGAGGCGGTCGTGCGCAGCTCCTACGTCTTCGCGCGAGAATTTCGGGGCCAATCGTCGGGAGCCATCATCAATGTGTCGAGCATCAGCGCCTATCTGATCTCGCGCGCGGGCGGGGTCTACGGCGGGCTCAAACACGCGCTCGAAGCCTATACCCAGTCGCTGCGCATCGAGCTGGCCGGCACGGGTGTCAAGGTCGGCACCATCGCGCCGGGATCCACCTCAAGCGAGATGTTCGACAAGATGATGGCTGCCGCGAAAGTGGAGTCGCCTGTCGCGCTGGACCCGCAGGACGTCGCCCGCGCCATCCGCTTCATGCTGGAGCAGCCGGACCGCGCCAACATCGCTCGCCTGGCCCTCTACCCGCAAGGCGAGGCCTACTGA
- a CDS encoding SDR family oxidoreductase: MHIDLSAKRVIVTGASRGIGYATAAAFAREGVRLAICSRSPKTLSVVADEMRALGATEVIAVALDVRDTGAVRAFVAQVAEAWGGVDVLVNNAGQGKGGSLESLQPEDILDHANNIQVAHFRFVQAVVPHMRKQRWGRIININALAGALPTPDGIPSVTNRAAGIALSKLLGQQLAKDNILVNSLNMGWIDTGQWDRHYKEMPSTITREEFLEMVVKIVPLGRFGRPEEVANVCVFLASDLATFLSAASIDVSGGLQGAIAYYPTLKREMQEMGRDREAALAG, encoded by the coding sequence ATGCATATCGATCTCAGCGCCAAGCGAGTCATCGTCACGGGTGCCAGCCGGGGCATCGGATATGCGACCGCTGCGGCCTTTGCCCGCGAAGGCGTGCGGCTGGCGATCTGTTCACGAAGCCCCAAAACCCTGTCGGTCGTCGCGGACGAAATGAGGGCTCTGGGGGCCACCGAGGTCATCGCGGTCGCGCTGGACGTTCGCGATACAGGGGCCGTTCGCGCCTTCGTGGCCCAGGTCGCCGAGGCCTGGGGCGGTGTCGATGTGCTGGTCAACAACGCCGGGCAAGGCAAGGGCGGCAGTCTGGAGAGCCTGCAGCCCGAGGACATCCTGGATCACGCCAACAACATTCAGGTCGCCCATTTCCGCTTCGTCCAGGCGGTCGTGCCCCATATGCGCAAGCAGCGGTGGGGTCGGATCATCAACATCAACGCCCTGGCGGGGGCCCTGCCGACGCCGGACGGCATCCCATCGGTGACCAATCGCGCCGCCGGGATTGCCCTGTCCAAACTGCTGGGTCAGCAACTGGCCAAGGACAATATCCTGGTCAACAGCCTGAACATGGGCTGGATCGACACGGGCCAGTGGGATCGCCACTACAAGGAAATGCCCTCGACGATCACGCGCGAGGAGTTCCTGGAGATGGTCGTCAAGATCGTGCCCTTGGGTCGGTTCGGGAGGCCGGAGGAAGTCGCCAACGTCTGCGTCTTCCTGGCCAGCGATCTGGCGACCTTCCTCAGCGCGGCGTCGATCGACGTGTCCGGCGGATTGCAAGGCGCGATCGCCTATTACCCCACGCTGAAGCGCGAGATGCAGGAGATGGGTCGCGACCGGGAGGCGGCGCTGGCCGGGTAG